Proteins encoded by one window of Roseibium sp. Sym1:
- a CDS encoding GNAT family N-acetyltransferase, producing MTNSTDDLAIRAAGSGDFEGLRDLYRHLVTDDLPAADALQRQTFAEMMQHPRLTILLAQKDRRLVASCTLVIVPNMTRGCAPYALVENVVTHENWRGLGIGRRLMETALERAFDEGCFKIMLLSGADNTAAHRFYKRLGFANTKTGFELRAPGYPARLTR from the coding sequence ATGACCAATTCAACGGATGACCTGGCGATAAGGGCTGCCGGTTCCGGCGATTTTGAAGGCCTTCGGGATCTCTACCGCCACCTCGTCACCGATGACCTGCCGGCGGCGGACGCATTGCAGCGGCAGACTTTCGCGGAAATGATGCAACACCCCCGCCTCACCATCCTCTTGGCGCAGAAAGACAGACGGCTGGTGGCCTCCTGTACTCTTGTGATTGTTCCTAACATGACGCGCGGCTGTGCTCCGTACGCGCTGGTCGAAAACGTCGTGACCCATGAAAACTGGCGTGGCCTGGGGATAGGCCGCCGCCTCATGGAAACAGCCCTCGAGCGGGCCTTCGACGAAGGCTGTTTCAAGATCATGCTGCTTTCCGGCGCCGACAACACGGCGGCACACAGGTTTTACAAGCGACTCGGCTTTGCCAACACCAAGACCGGTTTTGAACTTCGCGCACCTGGGTATCCGGCACGGTTGACCCGTTGA
- a CDS encoding alpha/beta hydrolase has protein sequence MPEVIFNGPAGRLEGRFHPAKKRNAPIALVLHLHPQFGGTMNNQIVYQMYYMFARRGFAVLRFNFRGVGRSQGSFDHGQGELSDAAAALDWVQTVHTDARACWIAGFSFGAWIGMQLLMRRPEVEGFISVAPPANLHDFSFLAPCPSSGLIVHGDNDKVVPQKDVQTLVDKLKTQKGIVIDHETIPGANHFFENDMDDLIERCGTYVDKRLGLTPADYVDID, from the coding sequence ATGCCTGAGGTGATCTTCAACGGTCCCGCCGGCCGGCTCGAGGGCCGGTTCCATCCCGCCAAGAAACGGAATGCGCCCATCGCGCTGGTTCTGCATCTGCATCCGCAATTCGGCGGAACGATGAACAACCAGATCGTCTACCAGATGTATTACATGTTCGCCCGGCGCGGTTTTGCCGTTCTGCGGTTCAATTTCCGTGGCGTCGGCCGTTCCCAGGGCTCCTTCGATCACGGCCAGGGCGAGTTGTCCGATGCGGCTGCGGCTCTTGACTGGGTGCAGACCGTCCATACCGACGCGCGTGCCTGCTGGATTGCCGGCTTCTCGTTCGGTGCCTGGATCGGCATGCAGCTCCTGATGCGCCGTCCGGAAGTGGAAGGCTTCATTTCCGTGGCGCCGCCCGCCAACCTCCACGACTTCTCGTTCCTGGCCCCCTGCCCGTCTTCCGGCCTGATCGTTCACGGCGACAACGACAAGGTCGTGCCGCAGAAGGACGTGCAGACGCTGGTCGACAAGCTGAAAACCCAGAAGGGCATCGTCATCGACCACGAGACCATTCCGGGCGCGAACCACTTCTTCGAGAACGACATGGACGACCTGATCGAGCGCTGCGGCACCTATGTCGACAAGCGGCTCGGCCTGACCCCTGCCGATTACGTCGATATCGACTGA
- a CDS encoding cysteine desulfurase family protein, which produces MPRQSDPIYLDHNAGAPLRPAVREIMIDVLGDAGNASSVHGHGRKARGRIEAAREQVARLCKARTRAVTFVSGGTEANMTALTPVWQDQGAPVYLDKLFRSAVEHPSVVTGGRFAAADQVVLPVDEQGAVRLEDLEAAVRDASPSLISVMAANNETGVIQPLARIGEIAGKYGHFFHVDAVQAAGRMAIDLDAWQADVATLSAHKFGGPQGIGAVVVRSTARLPSPLMIGGGQENWRRGGTENVAAIAGFGVAGTAALEEASDTRHLEDLKARLETGLRAVCPATVIFGEGADRLANTSCFAVPGIPAETALIAFDLERVSVSSGSACSSGKVSVSHVLTAMGGAEDLARCALRVSMGWDTRAEDIDRFLELWPGIVDRLNPQARHQAA; this is translated from the coding sequence ATGCCGCGTCAGTCTGACCCGATCTATCTTGACCACAACGCCGGAGCACCGCTGCGTCCGGCAGTGCGCGAGATCATGATCGATGTCCTGGGTGATGCCGGAAATGCCTCTTCCGTTCACGGCCATGGCCGCAAGGCACGCGGCCGTATCGAGGCCGCGCGCGAGCAGGTTGCGCGTCTGTGCAAGGCAAGGACCCGTGCGGTGACCTTCGTGTCCGGCGGTACGGAAGCCAACATGACCGCATTGACGCCCGTCTGGCAGGACCAGGGAGCGCCGGTCTATCTCGACAAGCTGTTCCGCAGCGCGGTTGAACATCCCTCCGTCGTCACGGGGGGCCGTTTCGCCGCTGCGGACCAGGTTGTGCTTCCGGTCGACGAACAGGGGGCGGTGCGTCTGGAAGACCTGGAAGCGGCGGTGCGGGATGCGTCCCCGAGCCTGATTTCCGTGATGGCGGCCAACAATGAAACAGGCGTGATCCAGCCATTGGCGCGGATCGGTGAAATTGCAGGCAAGTATGGTCACTTTTTCCATGTAGATGCGGTGCAGGCCGCAGGCCGGATGGCGATTGACCTGGACGCATGGCAGGCAGATGTAGCGACCCTGTCGGCACACAAGTTCGGCGGTCCGCAAGGCATCGGCGCTGTTGTTGTCCGTTCCACGGCCAGGCTGCCATCTCCGCTGATGATCGGCGGTGGCCAGGAAAACTGGCGCCGTGGCGGCACGGAAAACGTGGCCGCGATTGCAGGCTTCGGTGTCGCGGGTACAGCTGCCCTTGAAGAGGCGTCCGACACGCGCCATCTGGAAGACTTGAAAGCCAGGCTTGAAACGGGACTGCGTGCCGTTTGTCCAGCGACCGTCATCTTCGGCGAGGGTGCAGACCGCCTGGCCAACACAAGCTGTTTTGCCGTTCCCGGAATTCCGGCGGAAACGGCATTGATCGCTTTCGATCTGGAGCGCGTATCCGTGTCGTCCGGGTCGGCCTGTTCTTCCGGCAAGGTGTCCGTGTCCCACGTTCTGACCGCCATGGGGGGCGCCGAGGATCTCGCGCGTTGCGCCTTGCGTGTCAGCATGGGCTGGGACACGCGCGCAGAAGACATCGACAGGTTCCTCGAGCTCTGGCCGGGGATCGTTGACAGGCTCAATCCGCAGGCACGCCACCAGGCGGCTTGA
- a CDS encoding GNAT family N-acetyltransferase has protein sequence MSGYVGSPKQIALQKRAEDMYGWTMSTPGACNNARMLGSDDPDRLGFPTIRQYLQEDGIFGFRLLPKSDLGRLKEEMARSDARVDTWDVFCGDAEAVANTTAGILSSGLPSGFHEMPPLDGVEGARTRLFQEFIASAGIAPFSAGFLNGRFGKVVNVGLVDTDGALAACAHAYLPHNAHSPYHAWAWGGLVAVAPDHRGKGLGSIVNALMARAALDTLSATHVYELVSASNTASRKMVENSGLRLSSDLFSGLATCSEDRFTR, from the coding sequence ATGTCAGGATACGTCGGTTCGCCAAAGCAGATTGCGCTCCAGAAACGCGCGGAAGACATGTATGGCTGGACAATGTCCACGCCCGGTGCCTGCAACAACGCGCGCATGCTCGGGTCTGACGATCCCGACCGCCTTGGCTTTCCCACGATCCGGCAATACCTGCAGGAAGATGGAATTTTCGGTTTCCGCCTGCTGCCGAAATCCGACCTGGGCCGGTTGAAAGAGGAAATGGCGAGGTCCGATGCCAGGGTGGACACCTGGGATGTTTTTTGCGGCGATGCCGAAGCCGTCGCAAACACGACCGCCGGCATTCTCTCAAGCGGACTTCCCTCCGGTTTCCACGAGATGCCTCCCCTCGACGGTGTCGAGGGGGCACGCACAAGGCTGTTTCAGGAGTTCATTGCCTCAGCGGGGATAGCCCCGTTTTCCGCAGGATTTTTGAACGGCCGGTTCGGCAAGGTGGTCAATGTCGGACTTGTCGACACTGACGGTGCCCTGGCGGCCTGTGCCCATGCCTACCTGCCCCACAACGCGCATAGTCCCTACCATGCCTGGGCCTGGGGTGGGCTTGTTGCCGTTGCACCCGATCATCGCGGCAAGGGGCTCGGCAGCATCGTCAACGCGCTCATGGCCAGGGCGGCACTGGACACGTTGTCGGCAACACATGTCTACGAACTGGTTTCCGCGTCCAATACCGCGTCTCGAAAGATGGTCGAAAACTCCGGGCTCCGTCTCTCGAGCGACCTGTTTTCAGGGCTGGCGACCTGTTCTGAAGACCGGTTCACACGCTGA